A stretch of DNA from Synechococcus sp. PROS-9-1:
GAGTGGGCGCGGCGTTTTCCACTTGCCACAGTCACGATGCTGCATCCAGGCACTACAGATACAGCGCTTTCTAAGCCGTTTCAAGATTTTGTTCCGCCAGACCGTCTGTTCAGTCCTCAAAAAGCGGCCTCCCTGTTGCTCGATGTTTTGCTTGAACAGACATCAGACGACAGTGGCCGTTTCCTGGCTTGGGATGGTCAGGAGATTCCTTGGTGAGCGTGCGTTTTGAGGACGTCCAAAGGGATCACCTGCAGCGCTGTGTGTTCAGTTGCTTCGAGTCGTACCGGCGGTGCCATTCCGTCGTCATAGGCCTGTTTCCAGCGTGGGGCGCAGACACACCAGTGATCGCCAGGCTTGAGACCTGCGAAGCCGAAATCGGGCATGGGAGTGCTCAGGTCATTGCCCTGGGCCTTGCTGTAGTTCAGAAATCGTTCTGACATCACGCAGCAGACGCTGTGTTGCCCCAAGTCGCTGGGATCGGTGCGGCAATGTCCATCTCGAAACCAACCTGTCATCGGCTCACAACTACAGACTTCAAGAGCACCACCTAAGACATTCAGATCACCCTGCTCAACTGGCTTTTGCTCTTGTGGTTGTGATGGCATTCGTTTGCATTTTCTACCAGGAGTCTGCCGAACGACTGGCACATTCCGAGACGAGATAGTTGACGGATCACGGGGGTCAGGCGTTAAAGGTCGTTCAGTTATGCCTCCTCGATGGATTGGGAGTTCACTGAAGACGCGGCGTTCATCGCCCTCTGCGATTCGTTCCGCGAAAGTGGCGAGTCATCGGCTATCGAGTTCCTCGCCAATGGCGAAGGAGCCTTCCACTTTCAGGATCTTGCGCAGAACGCTGCGGGAGAAGGATTTGATTTGAGCGAGTCCAGTGCGCTGGATGAATTTCAGCAGGACGTGATCGACACGATGGAAAAGCTCTGCCAGGAGTGATCCTGCAGAGCTCAAATTGAATCGGCTCTCAGCTGAAGTAAAAGCTGATTTCCTTGTCCTTCAGGCCTTCCCAGCCAGCCTCGATTAATCGGGTGTTCAGGACGTCCTGGCTGAAATGTTTGGCACCCGTGCGCACGATGCGATTTCTCATCGACTTACGCACTCCACTGCGTTTTCGTTGTGCCTCTTGATCCATGACCTCGCGATAAAGAGTGAGCATCGCTTCTGGAAGAGGGCTCCCATCGATGTCCAATCCAGCCTTAATCGCGTTGTCGATGGCGTCGGGGCCGCTGAAGTCCATGGGAGCGAGTGCAGTGCCTCAGAAGTCTGAGGCACCACATTTCTGCGTTTTTTAAGCGCTGAAGTAGCGAGCGTTGCTGTGCAAAGCAACCAGGGCTGTTGTGCTCTGTTCTGGATGCAGTTGATCGCTTTCGTCCATGGTCAAACCAATGCGATCAGCCTGAAGCCATTCCAGTTGTTGACGGGAGTCCGCCACGTTGGGACAGGCCGGATAGCCAAAGGAATAGCGGCTACCCCTATAGCGCTGGGCAAAAATGTCTCTGAGAGGCATCGCTTCGGGATCGGAGAAGCCGCATTCGCGGCGGATGCGCGCATGGGTCCACTCAGCAAGCGCTTCTGCCATCTGAACGGCTAATCCGTGGAAAAAGAGGTAATCGCTGTAGGCATCCTTGCGAAACAGCTCTTGGCTGAAGCGACTGGCTTCCTCGCCCATGGTGACGGCTTGCATCGGCAGTACATCACAGGGTTGGCCCTCTTTGAGGTCTCGGAAGAAATCGGCGATGCAATAGCGATTGCCACTGCGTTGACGGGGGACGTCAAATCGACCCAGAGCTGCATCACCCTCCGGGTTGAACACCGCCACCGCGTTGCCATCACGTCCGCAAGGGAAATAGCCGTAAGCCACTGCTGGAAGTAGGAGTTTTTCGTCTTTGGCGCGCGCCAGCCATGTTTGAAGAATTGGTTCGGCCTTGTCCGCGAGATCCTGTTCGTAGTCCTCACGGCTTTGGTTTTTGGCTTTGCGCATCTGCCACTGACCAGCGAACAGTGCTTGGCGGTCGAGGAACGCAATCACCTCATCGAGCGGAATCTGATCCTCTCCCTGAAGGACGGATGCACCAAGGAAGGGCGTACTGATGGTTGCTTCTTCAGGAACGGCATCCGATCGGTGGTAGGTAACCGGAAGCTTGCGATCAGGGGTCTCAGTTGGCTCAGAGGAGTTCTCAGCCGATGCATCGGCTGAATCTGAGGGGTCCGCATCAACGCCAATCGATAGACCATCAGGGGTGCCATCGAGAAAGCCAGCGCGATCATCCCAGCGATCCTTTGCTTTTGCCGTCACTAGGGCATCCATAAAGCGCAGATCTGTAAAAGCATCTTTGCCATAAATCACTTTGCCTTCATATACGTCGTTGCAGTCTTTATTGACGAACCTGGGTGTAAGTGCAGCACCACCTAGAACGACCGGTACGTTGATACCTGCTTCGTTAAAAGACTGCAAATTATTTTTCATAAAGGCAGTGGATTTCACTAGGAGTCCACTCATGGCGATGCAATCAGCTTGATGTTCTTCCTGGGCGGCAATGATTGCATTGACATCTTGCTTGATGCCAAGGTTAATGACTTCATAGCCGTTATTGGTCAAAATAATGTCTACAAGGTTTTTCCCGATATCATGAACATCACCCTTGACTGTTGCGATTAAAAATTTAGCCTTGGCGGATCGCTCGCCGTCCTCTTTCTCCATAAACGGCTCCAAAAATGCCACTGCAGATTTCATCGTTTCGGCAGATTGAAGAACAAAAGGAAGTTGCATTTGTCCGGAACCAAATAGTTCTCCAACCACTTTCATTCCATCAAGCAAGTATGTATTGACAATGTCTAGGGGTGGATAATTCTTTAAGCCCTCTTTGAGAGCATCTTCTAATCCAATCCGTTCACCATCGATGATGTGTTGTTTTAGCCGTTCGTCAACGGGGAGGTCGCTCAGGGATGGTCCAGATTCACGGGCCGCTTTGGCGCTGACACCCTCGAATAAGGTTGTTAGAACTGTAAGCGGGTCATAAGTACAAACATCGCCCTCAAATCCACGGCGATCATTAATCAAGTCTCGACAAACTTTTTGATGCTCTTCGCTGATTTTTATAAGAGGGAGGATTTTTGCTGGTGAGACAATGGCTGCATCCATTCCAGCTTCACAGCAATCATGCAGAAAGACTGAATTGAGTGTAATTCTGGCAGCAGGAGACAAACCAAAGCTCACATTGGAGACACCAAGAACAACGTGAACTTGGGGAAGATCCTCGCGAATCCTTCGAATGGCTTCGATGGTTTCAGCGCCG
This window harbors:
- a CDS encoding DUF2237 family protein — encoded protein: MPSQPQEQKPVEQGDLNVLGGALEVCSCEPMTGWFRDGHCRTDPSDLGQHSVCCVMSERFLNYSKAQGNDLSTPMPDFGFAGLKPGDHWCVCAPRWKQAYDDGMAPPVRLEATEHTALQVIPLDVLKTHAHQGIS
- a CDS encoding DUF4090 family protein translates to MDFSGPDAIDNAIKAGLDIDGSPLPEAMLTLYREVMDQEAQRKRSGVRKSMRNRIVRTGAKHFSQDVLNTRLIEAGWEGLKDKEISFYFS
- the metH gene encoding methionine synthase, with amino-acid sequence MQAVTETPTVIASRFLKRLHDPSRPVLVFDGATGTSLQQMDLSADDFGGEALEGCNENLVVTRPDAVQSVHRQFLDAGCDVIETDTFGAASVVLAEYGLENKTFELNKRAAELAKEVAMEYSTDDKPRFVAGSMGPTTKLPTLGHISFDLLRDSYQEQAEGLIAGDVDLLIIETCQDVLQIKAALQGIEQAFETSGERRPLMVSVTMETTGTMLVGSDIAAVVSILEPFPIDVLGLNCATGPEQMKEHMRYLTENAPFVVSCIPNAGLPENVGGVAHYRLTPVELKMQLMHFVEDLGVQVIGGCCGTTPAHIAALSEISSELSAAPRNVRSHHHERKALSYEAAASSIYGATPYLQDNSFLIIGERLNASGSKKVRELLNEEDWDGLVGVARGQVKENAHVLDINVDYVGRDGERDMRELVNRVVTNVNLPLMLDSTEWQKMEAGLKVAGGKCILNSTNYEDGDERFFKVLELAKRYGAGVVIGTIDEDGMARTADQKLAIAKRAYRDAVEYGIPAREIFYDALALPISTGIEEDRRNGAETIEAIRRIREDLPQVHVVLGVSNVSFGLSPAARITLNSVFLHDCCEAGMDAAIVSPAKILPLIKISEEHQKVCRDLINDRRGFEGDVCTYDPLTVLTTLFEGVSAKAARESGPSLSDLPVDERLKQHIIDGERIGLEDALKEGLKNYPPLDIVNTYLLDGMKVVGELFGSGQMQLPFVLQSAETMKSAVAFLEPFMEKEDGERSAKAKFLIATVKGDVHDIGKNLVDIILTNNGYEVINLGIKQDVNAIIAAQEEHQADCIAMSGLLVKSTAFMKNNLQSFNEAGINVPVVLGGAALTPRFVNKDCNDVYEGKVIYGKDAFTDLRFMDALVTAKAKDRWDDRAGFLDGTPDGLSIGVDADPSDSADASAENSSEPTETPDRKLPVTYHRSDAVPEEATISTPFLGASVLQGEDQIPLDEVIAFLDRQALFAGQWQMRKAKNQSREDYEQDLADKAEPILQTWLARAKDEKLLLPAVAYGYFPCGRDGNAVAVFNPEGDAALGRFDVPRQRSGNRYCIADFFRDLKEGQPCDVLPMQAVTMGEEASRFSQELFRKDAYSDYLFFHGLAVQMAEALAEWTHARIRRECGFSDPEAMPLRDIFAQRYRGSRYSFGYPACPNVADSRQQLEWLQADRIGLTMDESDQLHPEQSTTALVALHSNARYFSA